The following proteins are encoded in a genomic region of Polynucleobacter paludilacus:
- the tuf gene encoding elongation factor Tu → MAKEKFERTKPHVNVGTIGHVDHGKTTLTAAIATVLSKQFGGEAKAYDQIDAAPEEKARGITINTAHVEYETANRHYAHVDCPGHADYVKNMITGAAQMDGAILVCSAADGPMPQTREHILLARQVGVPYIVVFLNKCDMVDDAELLELVEMEVRELLSKYNFPGDDTPIIHGSAKLALEGDEGPLGKEAIMKLAEALDTYIPTPERAVDGAFLMPVEDVFSISGRGTVVTGRIERGIVKVGEEIEIIGIKPTLKTTCTGVEMFRKLLDQGQAGDNVGILLRGTKREEVERGQVLAKPGSITPHTHFTAEVYILGKDEGGRHTPFFNNYRPQFYFRTTDVTGSIELPKDKEMVMPGDNVTITVKLIAPIAMEEGLRFAIREGGRTVGAGVVAKILA, encoded by the coding sequence ATGGCAAAAGAAAAATTTGAGCGGACAAAACCGCACGTAAACGTAGGCACTATTGGTCACGTTGACCACGGTAAAACTACTTTGACAGCAGCAATTGCAACCGTGCTTTCTAAGCAATTCGGTGGCGAAGCAAAAGCATACGATCAGATCGATGCTGCTCCTGAAGAAAAGGCCCGTGGTATTACGATTAATACTGCGCACGTTGAGTATGAGACTGCAAATCGTCACTACGCTCACGTTGATTGCCCAGGACATGCTGACTACGTTAAGAACATGATTACTGGCGCTGCCCAAATGGACGGCGCAATTTTGGTTTGCTCTGCAGCTGACGGCCCAATGCCACAAACCCGTGAGCACATCCTCTTGGCACGCCAAGTTGGCGTTCCTTACATCGTCGTGTTTTTGAACAAGTGCGACATGGTTGATGATGCTGAGTTGTTAGAGCTCGTCGAGATGGAAGTGCGTGAACTGTTATCTAAGTACAACTTCCCTGGCGATGACACACCGATCATCCATGGTTCTGCTAAGTTAGCCCTTGAAGGCGACGAAGGTCCATTGGGTAAAGAAGCCATCATGAAATTGGCTGAAGCTTTAGATACTTATATTCCTACTCCAGAGCGCGCAGTTGACGGTGCGTTCTTGATGCCAGTAGAAGATGTGTTCTCCATCTCTGGTCGCGGCACTGTGGTGACTGGTCGTATTGAGCGCGGTATTGTTAAGGTTGGTGAAGAGATTGAAATCATTGGTATTAAGCCAACTCTGAAAACCACCTGTACTGGTGTAGAGATGTTCCGTAAATTGCTCGACCAAGGTCAAGCAGGCGATAACGTCGGTATTTTGCTCCGCGGTACAAAGCGTGAAGAAGTTGAGCGTGGCCAAGTATTAGCTAAGCCAGGTTCAATCACCCCACATACTCACTTTACAGCCGAGGTTTATATCTTGGGTAAAGATGAAGGTGGTCGTCATACTCCGTTCTTTAACAACTATCGTCCCCAGTTTTACTTCCGTACAACGGACGTAACTGGCTCAATCGAGTTGCCAAAAGACAAAGAGATGGTCATGCCTGGCGATAACGTCACCATTACCGTCAAACTCATCGCGCCAATTGCGATGGAAGAAGGTTTACGTTTTGCGATCCGTGAAGGTGGCCGTACTGTTGGCGCCGGAGTGGTTGCAAAGATTTTGGCTTAA
- the secE gene encoding preprotein translocase subunit SecE → MSQQTVGHSEDKSNWVSGLAALIVVAALVLYYVLVDQSLLLRLAVLFGGIAIAFLIVAISPEGRRFFSYAKDSWYEVKKVVWPTRKEATQMTLVVFGFVLIMSLFLWVADKLIEWLVFSVFLGWK, encoded by the coding sequence ATGTCGCAACAAACAGTAGGTCATTCTGAAGATAAAAGCAACTGGGTCTCTGGACTCGCTGCTTTGATTGTCGTAGCAGCATTGGTTTTGTACTACGTGCTGGTTGACCAATCTTTATTGTTGCGATTAGCCGTCTTATTTGGCGGCATTGCAATTGCGTTTTTGATTGTGGCGATTTCACCAGAAGGGCGTAGGTTTTTCTCCTACGCAAAAGATTCTTGGTACGAAGTAAAGAAAGTTGTTTGGCCAACTCGTAAAGAAGCCACCCAAATGACTTTGGTCGTATTTGGTTTTGTTCTGATCATGTCCCTGTTTTTATGGGTTGCAGACAAATTGATTGAATGGCTAGTTTTTTCAGTCTTCTTAGGCTGGAAGTGA
- the nusG gene encoding transcription termination/antitermination protein NusG: protein MIDSELAANPQATGNMRWYVIHAYSGMEKSVKKGLEERIARSGMPEKFGRILVPSEEVVEIKSGQKSVSERRFFPGYVLIEMEMTDESWHLVKNTPKVTGFVGGVRNRPSPISTAEVSKIMDQMQAGVDKPKPKTLFEVGEIVRVKEGPFVDFNGNIEEVNYEKSRLRVSVTIFGRGTPVELEFGQVEKM from the coding sequence ATGATTGATTCTGAATTGGCCGCAAATCCACAAGCTACTGGCAATATGCGCTGGTATGTTATTCATGCCTATTCGGGTATGGAAAAAAGTGTCAAAAAAGGTCTCGAGGAGCGTATTGCACGTTCGGGCATGCCTGAAAAATTCGGCCGTATTTTGGTCCCATCCGAAGAGGTAGTGGAGATCAAGTCCGGTCAAAAGTCAGTTTCAGAGCGCCGTTTCTTCCCAGGATATGTCCTGATTGAGATGGAAATGACCGACGAAAGTTGGCATTTGGTGAAAAATACGCCAAAAGTAACTGGTTTCGTTGGAGGCGTTAGAAACCGCCCAAGCCCGATTTCGACGGCTGAAGTATCGAAAATCATGGATCAAATGCAGGCAGGGGTTGATAAACCTAAGCCTAAGACTCTTTTTGAGGTTGGAGAAATCGTGCGGGTCAAAGAGGGCCCATTTGTCGATTTCAATGGAAATATTGAAGAAGTCAATTACGAGAAGTCAAGATTGCGCGTTTCTGTTACAATATTTGGCCGCGGTACCCCAGTTGAGCTGGAGTTCGGCCAAGTAGAAAAGATGTAA
- the rplK gene encoding 50S ribosomal protein L11: MAKKIIGFIKLQIPAGKANPSPPVGPALGQRGLNIMEFCKAFNAQTQSMEPGLPIPVVITAFADKSFTFIMKTPPATIMIKKAAKLEKGSPRPHTDKVGKITRAQAEEIAKAKMPDLTAADMDAAVRTIAGSARSMGITVEGL, encoded by the coding sequence ATGGCAAAGAAGATTATTGGCTTTATTAAACTGCAGATTCCTGCAGGTAAAGCAAACCCCTCACCTCCCGTCGGTCCAGCATTGGGTCAACGCGGTCTGAACATTATGGAATTCTGTAAGGCGTTCAATGCTCAAACTCAGAGCATGGAACCAGGCCTGCCTATTCCAGTTGTGATCACAGCATTTGCTGACAAGAGCTTCACGTTCATCATGAAGACTCCACCAGCAACCATCATGATCAAGAAGGCTGCGAAGTTGGAAAAAGGTTCACCACGCCCCCATACCGATAAGGTTGGAAAAATTACTCGTGCTCAAGCAGAAGAAATTGCTAAAGCAAAAATGCCAGATTTGACAGCAGCCGATATGGACGCAGCTGTTAGAACAATCGCTGGTAGCGCCCGTTCCATGGGCATCACTGTGGAAGGTCTCTAA
- the rplA gene encoding 50S ribosomal protein L1 — protein sequence MTKLSKRVKAIQSKVDRNKFYSLEEALTLVKECATAKFDESIDVAVQLGIDAKKSDQVVRGAVVLPAGTGKHVRVAVFAQGEKAEQAKAAGAEIVGMEELAEQIKGGKIDFDILIASPDTMKIVGTLGQVLGPRGLMPNPKVGTVTPDVATAVKNAKAGQVQFRVDKAGIVHASIGRRSFEPTALKTNLLALLEALNKAKPPASKGIYLKKVAVSSTMGAGVRVDQASLQAAQ from the coding sequence ATGACTAAATTATCTAAACGCGTAAAAGCGATTCAATCCAAGGTTGATCGCAATAAGTTTTACTCACTGGAAGAAGCCTTGACCCTCGTTAAAGAGTGTGCAACTGCCAAGTTCGATGAGTCTATCGATGTTGCAGTTCAGCTTGGTATTGATGCCAAGAAATCTGACCAAGTGGTGCGCGGTGCAGTGGTGCTCCCGGCTGGTACAGGCAAGCATGTTCGTGTTGCAGTTTTTGCGCAAGGCGAGAAAGCTGAACAAGCCAAAGCCGCTGGCGCAGAAATCGTAGGCATGGAAGAGTTGGCTGAGCAAATTAAAGGCGGCAAAATTGATTTTGATATTTTGATCGCATCCCCAGACACCATGAAAATCGTTGGTACCTTAGGTCAGGTATTGGGCCCACGTGGTTTGATGCCAAATCCAAAAGTAGGAACCGTTACCCCTGATGTTGCAACTGCGGTTAAGAATGCAAAAGCAGGTCAAGTGCAATTCCGGGTGGACAAAGCCGGTATCGTGCACGCAAGTATTGGCCGTCGTTCATTCGAGCCAACTGCATTGAAGACCAATTTACTTGCATTGCTAGAGGCTTTGAATAAAGCAAAGCCACCAGCATCTAAGGGAATTTATTTGAAGAAGGTTGCCGTGAGCAGCACCATGGGTGCAGGCGTACGCGTAGACCAGGCTTCGCTACAAGCAGCACAGTAA
- the rplL gene encoding 50S ribosomal protein L7/L12 — protein sequence MAITKEEIIDAVGSMSVMDLNDLVKAFEEKFGVSAAAMAVAGPAGAGGGGAAAEEQTEFTVNLLEAGANKVSVIKAVREITGLGLKEAKDLVDGAPKPIKEAVDKKTAEEAKKKLEEAGAKAELK from the coding sequence ATGGCGATTACTAAAGAAGAAATTATTGATGCAGTAGGTAGCATGTCCGTAATGGATTTGAACGACTTGGTAAAAGCGTTCGAAGAGAAGTTTGGCGTTTCCGCTGCAGCGATGGCTGTTGCTGGTCCTGCTGGTGCTGGTGGCGGCGGTGCAGCTGCTGAAGAGCAAACTGAGTTCACCGTGAACTTGCTCGAAGCTGGTGCAAACAAGGTTTCAGTAATTAAGGCAGTTCGTGAAATTACTGGTCTTGGCCTCAAGGAAGCAAAAGACTTGGTTGATGGCGCACCTAAGCCAATCAAAGAAGCTGTCGACAAAAAGACTGCTGAAGAAGCCAAGAAGAAGCTCGAAGAAGCTGGCGCAAAAGCAGAACTCAAGTAA
- the rpoB gene encoding DNA-directed RNA polymerase subunit beta: MNYSFTERKRVRKSFAKRVNNHQVPYLIATQLESYAKFLQAEKPPTSRITEGLQAAFTSAFPIVSNNGYARMEYVSYQLSQPPFDVKECQQRGYTYHSALRAKVRLIIYDREAPTKVKEVKESEVYMGEIPLMTENGSFVINGTERVIVSQLHRSPGVFFEHDKGKTHSSGKLLFSARIIPYRGSWLDFEFDPKDILYFRVDRRRKMPVTILLKAIGLNNEQILANFFNFDHFTLSANGGSMEFVPERLRGQLANFDVLDKNGVVVIQKDKRINAKHIRELEAAKTKNIVVPDDYLVGRVVARNIIDPDSGEILAYANDEITEELLASLRDAGIKQLETIYTNDLDSGAYISQTLRTDETADQTAARIAIYRMMRPGEPPTEDAVEALFQRLFYNEDSYDLSRVGRMKVNSRLNRPEMEGPMVLSNEDILDTIKSLVDLRNGKGEVDDIDHLGNRRVRCVGELAENQFRAGLSRVERAVKERLGQAETENLMPHDLINSKPISSAIREFFGSSQLSQFMDQTNPLSEITHKRRISALGPGGLTRERAGFEVRDVHPTHYGRVCPIETPEGPNIGLINSLALFARLNEHGFLETPYRKVANSKVSDEVVYLSAIEEAKYVIAQANATIDKNGKLADELVSARQAGETMMVSPERIDFIDVAPSQIVSAAASLVPFLEHDDANRALMGANMQRQAVPCLRPDKPLVGTGLERIVAVDSGTVVLANRGGIVDYVDANRVVIRVNDDETAAGEVGVDIYNLIKYTRSNQNTNINQRPIVKVGDRVERGDVVADGASTDLGELALGQNMTVAFMPWNGYNFEDSILISEKVVADDRYTSIHIEELSVVARDTKLGSEEITRDISNLAESQLSRLDESGIVYIGAEVEAGDVLVGKVTPKGETTLTPEEKLLRAIFGEKASDVKDTSLRVPSGMIGTVIDVQVFTREGIERDARAQSIIQEELQRYRLDLNDQLRIVEGDAFMRLEKLLVGKVANGGPQKLAKGSKIEKAYLADLDKYHWFDIRPADEELASQVEAIKSSIEAKRKQFDEAFEEKRTKLTQGDDLQPGVTKMVKVYLAVKRRLQPGDKMAGRHGNKGVVSKIAPAEDMPFMADGRPVDIVLNPLGVPSRMNVGQILETHLGWAAQGIGKRIDEMVREQAKQAELRKFLKQLYNETGRHEDIDGFTDEQITALAENLRQGLPFATPVFDGATEAEIARMLELAYPQDVAAALQMTPSRQQMILRDGRTGDQFERPVTVGVMHVLKLHHLVDDKMHARSTGPYSLVTQQPLGGKAQFGGQRFGEMEVWALEAYGASYVLQEMLTVKSDDVTGRTKVYENIVKGEHTIDAGMPESFNVLVKEIRSLGIDIDMERN, translated from the coding sequence ATGAACTATAGCTTCACCGAACGCAAGCGAGTCCGTAAAAGCTTTGCTAAGCGAGTAAATAATCACCAGGTTCCATACCTGATTGCAACCCAGCTGGAGTCCTACGCTAAATTTTTGCAGGCAGAAAAGCCTCCAACTTCGCGTATTACTGAAGGTCTACAAGCAGCATTTACTTCTGCTTTCCCAATTGTTTCTAACAATGGTTATGCGCGCATGGAATATGTGTCATATCAATTGTCACAGCCACCGTTTGACGTCAAAGAATGTCAGCAACGAGGCTACACCTATCACTCCGCCTTGCGCGCTAAAGTTCGCTTGATTATTTATGATCGCGAAGCGCCTACTAAGGTAAAAGAAGTTAAAGAGAGCGAAGTCTACATGGGCGAGATTCCCTTGATGACTGAGAATGGCTCCTTTGTTATCAACGGTACTGAGCGCGTCATCGTTTCTCAGTTGCACCGTTCCCCAGGCGTGTTCTTTGAGCACGATAAAGGCAAGACACATAGCTCGGGTAAGTTGCTGTTCTCAGCACGCATCATTCCTTATCGTGGTTCATGGCTCGATTTCGAGTTTGATCCAAAAGATATTTTGTATTTCCGTGTTGACCGCCGTCGTAAGATGCCTGTCACCATTTTGCTCAAAGCAATTGGCTTAAATAATGAGCAAATCCTCGCGAACTTCTTCAACTTTGATCATTTCACTTTAAGTGCAAATGGCGGCTCGATGGAATTTGTTCCTGAGCGCTTGCGTGGCCAGTTAGCCAACTTCGATGTGCTTGATAAGAATGGCGTTGTTGTCATTCAAAAAGATAAGCGTATCAACGCAAAACACATTCGTGAACTCGAAGCTGCTAAAACTAAAAACATCGTAGTGCCTGATGACTATTTAGTTGGTCGTGTCGTGGCACGCAACATTATTGATCCAGACTCTGGTGAAATTTTGGCTTACGCTAATGATGAAATTACCGAAGAGTTGTTGGCAAGCTTGCGGGATGCAGGTATCAAGCAATTAGAAACTATCTATACCAATGATTTAGATTCCGGCGCATATATTTCCCAGACCTTGCGTACTGACGAAACTGCCGATCAAACAGCTGCTCGTATCGCGATTTATCGCATGATGCGTCCTGGTGAGCCACCAACAGAAGATGCAGTTGAGGCCTTGTTCCAGCGCTTGTTCTATAACGAAGACAGTTATGACCTGTCTCGTGTTGGTCGTATGAAGGTCAATAGTCGCTTGAATCGTCCAGAGATGGAAGGTCCAATGGTTTTATCTAATGAAGATATCCTCGACACCATTAAGTCTCTTGTAGATTTGCGTAACGGCAAAGGCGAAGTGGACGATATCGATCACTTAGGTAATCGCCGTGTGCGTTGTGTTGGTGAGTTGGCTGAGAATCAATTCCGCGCTGGTTTATCCCGCGTTGAGCGTGCAGTAAAAGAACGTCTTGGTCAGGCCGAGACAGAAAACTTGATGCCGCATGATTTGATTAACAGCAAGCCAATCTCTTCGGCGATACGTGAGTTCTTTGGTTCTTCACAGTTGTCTCAGTTTATGGACCAAACCAACCCACTTTCAGAGATCACGCACAAGCGTCGTATTTCTGCATTGGGACCTGGTGGTTTGACACGCGAGCGCGCAGGTTTCGAAGTGCGCGATGTGCATCCAACTCACTACGGACGTGTTTGCCCAATCGAAACTCCAGAAGGACCAAACATTGGTCTGATCAACTCACTCGCGCTATTTGCCCGTTTGAATGAGCATGGTTTCTTGGAAACGCCATATCGCAAAGTTGCTAATAGCAAAGTCAGCGATGAAGTTGTTTATTTATCAGCAATTGAAGAGGCGAAGTATGTGATTGCTCAGGCAAACGCGACGATCGACAAGAATGGTAAGTTAGCCGATGAGTTGGTCTCTGCTCGTCAAGCTGGCGAAACGATGATGGTCAGCCCAGAGCGCATCGATTTTATCGACGTTGCTCCAAGCCAGATCGTTTCTGCTGCTGCTTCTCTCGTTCCCTTCCTCGAGCACGATGATGCGAACCGCGCTTTGATGGGTGCGAACATGCAGCGTCAAGCAGTTCCTTGCTTGCGACCAGATAAGCCATTAGTTGGTACTGGCCTCGAGCGCATCGTCGCAGTTGACTCAGGCACTGTTGTATTGGCAAATCGTGGCGGCATCGTTGACTACGTCGATGCAAACCGTGTGGTGATTCGTGTAAACGATGACGAAACTGCAGCCGGTGAAGTTGGCGTGGATATTTATAACCTCATCAAATACACCCGCTCAAATCAAAACACCAATATCAATCAGCGCCCAATCGTAAAAGTAGGCGATCGTGTTGAGCGCGGCGATGTGGTTGCTGACGGCGCCTCTACCGATTTAGGTGAGTTGGCTTTGGGTCAAAATATGACTGTGGCATTTATGCCATGGAATGGTTATAACTTCGAAGACTCCATCTTGATTTCTGAGAAGGTTGTTGCAGATGACCGTTACACCTCAATTCATATTGAAGAGCTGTCTGTTGTTGCTCGCGATACCAAATTAGGTTCCGAAGAAATTACTCGCGATATCTCTAATTTGGCCGAGTCACAACTCTCCCGTTTAGACGAGAGCGGTATTGTTTACATTGGTGCCGAAGTTGAAGCTGGCGACGTATTGGTTGGTAAAGTCACTCCAAAGGGTGAGACCACTCTCACCCCTGAAGAGAAGCTTCTCCGTGCGATCTTTGGTGAGAAAGCGTCTGATGTAAAAGATACTTCCTTACGCGTCCCGTCTGGAATGATTGGTACCGTGATTGATGTTCAAGTCTTCACCCGTGAAGGCATTGAGCGCGATGCACGAGCACAATCCATTATTCAGGAAGAGTTGCAGCGTTATCGCTTGGACTTAAATGATCAATTGCGAATTGTTGAAGGCGATGCCTTCATGCGTCTAGAGAAGCTTTTGGTTGGTAAAGTTGCTAACGGCGGCCCACAGAAGTTGGCTAAAGGTAGCAAGATCGAAAAAGCGTATTTGGCTGATTTAGATAAATATCATTGGTTTGATATTCGTCCGGCAGATGAAGAGCTTGCAAGCCAAGTTGAGGCAATTAAATCCTCCATCGAAGCTAAACGTAAGCAATTTGACGAAGCGTTTGAAGAGAAGCGCACCAAGTTAACTCAAGGTGATGATCTTCAGCCTGGCGTAACAAAAATGGTTAAGGTCTACTTAGCCGTTAAGCGTCGCCTACAGCCTGGCGATAAGATGGCCGGCCGTCACGGTAACAAAGGTGTGGTTTCAAAAATCGCCCCTGCCGAAGATATGCCATTTATGGCTGACGGACGACCTGTCGATATCGTTTTGAATCCTTTGGGCGTTCCTTCCCGTATGAACGTGGGCCAGATTTTGGAAACCCACTTAGGTTGGGCAGCCCAGGGTATTGGTAAGCGTATCGACGAGATGGTCCGTGAACAAGCTAAACAAGCTGAGTTACGTAAGTTCCTCAAGCAGCTTTACAACGAGACTGGCCGTCACGAAGATATTGATGGTTTCACCGATGAGCAAATTACTGCTTTGGCAGAGAACTTGCGCCAAGGCCTTCCATTTGCTACGCCAGTGTTTGACGGTGCTACCGAAGCAGAGATCGCCAGAATGTTGGAGTTGGCTTATCCGCAAGATGTCGCTGCTGCATTACAAATGACACCATCACGTCAGCAAATGATTCTGCGTGACGGTCGTACAGGCGATCAGTTTGAGCGTCCTGTAACGGTTGGTGTGATGCACGTCTTGAAGCTGCACCATTTGGTCGACGACAAGATGCATGCCCGTTCAACCGGACCATACTCTTTGGTTACACAGCAACCATTGGGCGGTAAAGCTCAGTTTGGTGGTCAGCGCTTTGGTGAGATGGAAGTTTGGGCTCTCGAGGCATACGGCGCTTCATACGTTCTGCAGGAAATGCTGACCGTGAAGTCCGATGACGTCACCGGCCGTACCAAAGTTTACGAAAACATCGTCAAGGGCGAGCACACAATTGATGCTGGCATGCCCGAATCCTTCAACGTATTGGTAAAAGAAATCCGTTCGTTGGGTATTGACATTGACATGGAGCGCAACTGA